From a region of the Methylomonas rapida genome:
- the nirD gene encoding nitrite reductase small subunit NirD produces the protein MKAWIDVCPVDDLQADAGVCALVRGKQIAIFYLSKLPAVYAIGNFDPFSQANVLSRGMVGDLGGKPMLASPMYKQHFELETGVCFENAEVRIPVYPCRIARDRLEIQLTE, from the coding sequence ATGAAAGCCTGGATAGACGTATGTCCCGTCGACGATTTACAGGCCGATGCCGGCGTCTGCGCCCTGGTACGCGGCAAGCAAATCGCGATTTTTTACCTGAGCAAGTTGCCAGCGGTTTATGCAATCGGTAATTTCGATCCCTTTAGCCAGGCCAATGTGCTGTCGCGCGGCATGGTTGGCGACTTGGGCGGCAAGCCGATGCTGGCCTCGCCGATGTACAAGCAGCATTTCGAGCTTGAAACGGGGGTTTGTTTCGAGAATGCCGAGGTCAGGATCCCGGTTTATCCGTGCCGCATCGCCCGAGACCGGCTCGAAATCCAGCTCACGGAGTAA
- a CDS encoding EAL domain-containing protein, with the protein MRPGIGLKLGFWLALLGTVSTGLTGYYVYDRSHTLLIEESQEKLLTATRGLAHRFNVTLAAIASDVDFLSQLSLSRSLAEQAASAQALSDEQRLKLADIFAALLRAHPEYSQIRLIDAQHYGKELVRVDRDHNEINLTPDDQLQEKSHFPYVFETLRLPIGQFYISNINLNQELSAHQGFGKPTIRIAASLPSPDNKPAAIIVIDTNLDELFGQISKELPHNVHLLLTNHRGDYLLHPDPAKTFGFERGRSFLIQDDIAATREMLEGDTDWLVFAGHDGDLFGNAFLAAFVKQGFGPVSEPRFILLGLYTAMENVLMESQALGRQVVQLTLLFSLLATLISLSLARILAKPLKAIAHSVSQFELGQPLLGVPSERNDEIGYLAHSFQAMAQQLNAQVAELHASEAKLHAILDNAPVGIWLVGTDGHYLFVNHTFCNALGMEESRFQAGDALEDLLGREYAQRFLQADQACLEHPQELHRCQETLILADGEAHTMEISRTPLQGIDGEIIGIIGMAMDVSERQQATERVRAYNHVLELLAKDADLSDILDAIVLGVEAQNPAQLCSILLVDSEGQHLLTGSAPHLPAFYNDAVNGLKIGPGAGSCGTAAHTGQRVIVENIQQHPYWVAFKDLAARAGLAACWSEPVRSASGALLGTFAIYRREPASPCLKELQRIEQAANLAGIAIDRYRANTELQLASLVYQNSSEAMAVTDAQGTIITINPAFTELTGYTLNEVVGKNHNILKSNHQDQSFYQNMWAAINSAGYWKGELWNRRKNGELFAELLTINTIFNPDGTPYRRVALFSDITQKKQSEELIWTHANFDPLTNLPNRRMFHDRLRQEVKKAHRCGLPMALIFLDLDRFKEVNDTLGHDMGDLLLQDAAQRLTKCVRETDTVARLGGDEFTLILNELTDIGDVERIVQNLLLKLAEPFQLKDKLAYVSASIGITFYPRDGNDIETLIKNADQAMYAAKHQGRNRYSYFTPSMQEEALRRMQTAEDLRQALSDGQFELHYQPIVDLTTGNIPKAEALLRWRHPGHELRGPEEFISIAEDIGIINQIGDWVFRQASQQLANWRRQYHPTFKIGINISPVQFHDSGSLEQSWLKHLRQLGLSADGLVVEITEGLLLDASEQVNETLRSFRNASMQIALDDFGTGYSSLAYLKKFDIDYIKIDRSFVSHLASDSNDIALCEAIIVMAHKLGMKVIAEGIETPVQRDLLANAGCDYGQGYLFSRPLPAEAFEALFERGPFIDAALE; encoded by the coding sequence ATGCGTCCGGGTATTGGCTTGAAACTGGGGTTCTGGCTGGCACTGCTCGGCACGGTGTCCACGGGCCTGACCGGCTATTACGTTTACGACCGCAGTCACACGCTGTTGATCGAAGAATCTCAGGAAAAATTACTGACGGCAACCCGTGGTTTGGCCCATCGCTTCAATGTCACCTTGGCCGCCATCGCCAGCGACGTTGATTTCTTGAGCCAGTTAAGCCTCAGCCGCAGTCTTGCCGAACAGGCGGCAAGCGCGCAGGCGTTAAGCGATGAGCAACGCCTGAAACTGGCGGACATTTTTGCGGCTTTGTTGCGCGCCCATCCCGAATACAGCCAGATTCGCCTGATCGATGCCCAGCATTACGGCAAGGAACTGGTGCGGGTCGACCGTGACCATAACGAGATCAATCTCACCCCGGATGACCAGCTCCAGGAAAAAAGCCATTTTCCCTATGTGTTCGAAACCCTGCGCCTGCCCATCGGCCAATTTTATATCTCGAATATCAATCTGAATCAGGAACTGAGCGCGCATCAAGGCTTCGGCAAGCCGACGATACGCATCGCGGCATCGTTACCCTCGCCCGACAACAAGCCCGCCGCCATCATCGTCATCGATACCAATCTGGATGAACTGTTCGGACAAATCAGCAAGGAATTACCGCACAACGTCCATCTACTGCTGACGAATCATCGCGGCGACTATCTGCTGCATCCTGATCCCGCCAAGACCTTCGGCTTCGAGCGGGGGCGCTCGTTTTTGATCCAGGACGACATCGCCGCCACCCGCGAAATGCTGGAAGGCGACACCGACTGGTTGGTATTTGCCGGCCACGATGGCGACTTGTTCGGCAACGCCTTCCTGGCGGCTTTCGTCAAGCAAGGCTTTGGCCCGGTATCAGAGCCGCGTTTCATCCTGCTGGGTCTTTACACGGCCATGGAAAACGTGCTGATGGAAAGCCAGGCCTTGGGCCGGCAAGTCGTCCAACTCACTTTGCTGTTCAGCTTGCTGGCAACCTTGATCTCCCTATCGCTGGCCAGGATTCTGGCCAAACCCTTGAAAGCGATAGCCCACTCCGTCAGTCAGTTCGAATTGGGTCAACCGCTGCTGGGCGTCCCCTCCGAACGCAATGACGAAATCGGCTATTTGGCGCACAGCTTCCAGGCCATGGCGCAACAGCTCAATGCCCAGGTCGCGGAATTGCATGCCTCGGAAGCCAAATTGCATGCGATCCTCGACAATGCCCCGGTCGGCATCTGGTTGGTCGGCACCGACGGTCACTATCTGTTCGTCAACCACACCTTTTGCAACGCGCTGGGCATGGAGGAAAGTCGCTTTCAGGCCGGCGATGCCCTGGAGGACTTATTGGGGCGAGAATACGCACAGCGTTTCCTACAGGCCGATCAAGCCTGTCTGGAACATCCCCAGGAGTTGCATCGATGCCAGGAAACGCTGATATTGGCCGACGGTGAAGCACATACCATGGAAATTAGCCGGACACCCTTGCAGGGTATCGACGGTGAAATCATTGGCATCATCGGCATGGCCATGGACGTAAGCGAACGCCAACAGGCGACGGAGCGGGTGCGCGCCTACAATCATGTGCTGGAATTATTGGCCAAGGATGCCGACTTGTCGGACATTCTTGACGCCATCGTGCTCGGCGTGGAAGCGCAAAACCCCGCGCAACTATGCTCCATCTTGCTGGTGGACAGCGAAGGTCAACATCTGCTGACCGGATCGGCGCCCCATCTACCCGCTTTTTACAATGACGCGGTAAACGGCTTAAAAATCGGACCCGGTGCCGGTTCATGCGGCACCGCGGCCCATACCGGCCAGCGCGTGATCGTCGAAAACATCCAGCAACACCCGTACTGGGTGGCGTTTAAGGACCTGGCGGCCCGGGCCGGTCTGGCCGCCTGCTGGTCGGAACCCGTCCGCAGTGCTTCCGGCGCATTGTTGGGAACTTTCGCGATCTATCGCCGCGAACCGGCGTCGCCCTGCCTCAAGGAGCTGCAACGCATCGAGCAAGCCGCCAACCTGGCCGGCATTGCGATCGATCGCTACCGCGCCAATACCGAGCTGCAACTGGCCTCGCTGGTTTATCAAAATAGCAGTGAAGCGATGGCTGTCACCGATGCCCAGGGCACCATCATCACGATCAACCCCGCTTTCACCGAATTGACGGGCTATACCCTGAACGAGGTGGTCGGCAAAAACCACAACATCCTGAAATCCAATCACCAGGACCAGAGCTTCTATCAAAACATGTGGGCGGCGATCAATAGCGCGGGCTATTGGAAAGGCGAACTGTGGAACCGGCGAAAAAACGGCGAGCTCTTTGCAGAGCTATTGACCATCAACACCATCTTCAACCCCGATGGCACGCCGTACCGCCGCGTCGCGCTGTTTTCCGACATCACCCAGAAAAAACAATCGGAGGAATTGATCTGGACGCATGCCAATTTCGATCCGTTGACCAACCTGCCCAACCGGCGCATGTTCCACGACCGTCTGCGCCAGGAAGTCAAAAAAGCCCACCGCTGCGGCTTGCCGATGGCCTTGATATTCCTCGATCTGGATCGCTTCAAGGAAGTCAACGATACCCTGGGCCATGACATGGGCGACCTATTGCTGCAGGATGCCGCCCAGCGCCTGACCAAGTGCGTGCGAGAAACCGACACCGTGGCCCGTTTGGGCGGCGACGAATTTACCCTGATCCTGAATGAATTGACCGACATTGGGGACGTGGAACGCATCGTGCAGAACCTCCTGCTGAAACTGGCCGAACCGTTTCAATTGAAGGATAAACTGGCTTATGTCTCGGCCAGTATCGGCATCACCTTTTACCCCAGGGATGGCAATGACATCGAGACGCTGATCAAGAATGCCGATCAGGCCATGTATGCGGCCAAGCATCAGGGGCGCAACCGTTACAGTTATTTCACGCCGTCGATGCAGGAAGAAGCCTTGCGCCGGATGCAGACCGCCGAAGATTTGCGCCAGGCGTTGTCCGACGGGCAATTTGAATTGCATTACCAGCCGATTGTGGACCTGACGACCGGCAATATCCCGAAAGCCGAAGCCTTGTTGCGTTGGCGGCATCCCGGCCACGAACTTCGCGGTCCCGAAGAGTTCATCTCGATCGCGGAGGATATTGGCATCATCAACCAGATTGGCGATTGGGTGTTTCGGCAAGCCAGCCAACAACTGGCTAACTGGCGCAGACAATACCATCCGACCTTTAAAATCGGCATCAACATATCGCCGGTACAGTTTCATGACAGCGGTAGCCTGGAACAATCGTGGTTGAAGCATTTACGGCAATTGGGATTATCCGCCGACGGTTTGGTCGTCGAAATCACCGAAGGCTTGCTGCTGGACGCCAGCGAGCAGGTCAACGAGACGCTACGGTCCTTCCGCAATGCCAGCATGCAGATAGCCTTGGACGACTTCGGCACCGGTTATTCATCGCTGGCCTATCTGAAAAAATTCGACATCGACTACATCAAAATAGACCGTTCCTTCGTCAGTCATTTGGCCAGCGACAGCAACGACATCGCGCTCTGCGAAGCCATCATCGTGATGGCGCACAAACTGGGCATGAAGGTCATCGCCGAAGGCATAGAAACCCCTGTCCAACGCGACTTATTAGCCAACGCCGGCTGCGATTACGGACAAGGCTATTTATTCTCCAGGCCGCTGCCAGCCGAGGCATTCGAAGCCTTATTTGAACGCGGCCCCTTCATTGACGCCGCCCTTGAATAG
- a CDS encoding MFS transporter produces MSIAPFKLFSLQGKAKILHLNWLAFFISFVIWFNHAPLLMLIQQDLQISDADIEIILLLNVALAIPARVVTGLLVDRFGARISYSVLLAVCSLPCFMFAMADDFAELAWSRFLLGFIGASFVVGVRIIGDWFPSSQMGFAEGIYAGWGNFGSAAAAIALPGLALYLGEENGWRYAVAVTGCLALVFSLVYYRNVENLPPELAGLNVRHANSMEVASVQDLFLYMLSLLPLYASLSLLTWKLSTLPNTLLSTAWAAALHTGIWLLFFGHAHKLVGTNAARLSQPVPEIHQYRYKQVFILAVCYLMTFGSKLAVLSMLPMFFFNTFRDSQQIGMLDAGLLASSFVITNIIARPAGGWLSDRIGRRLSILLFTTGLALGYLLMAQISTDWPIALAVLVTLFCAVFMQAAEGAIFAFVPLIRRAITGEVAGIVGAYGNAGAIIFLIALTFLTPTSFFLVLGAGCLLSLGLIMWLEEPRNFMNQILPDGTIIKIELESE; encoded by the coding sequence ATGAGCATCGCACCGTTTAAATTATTTTCCCTACAAGGCAAAGCCAAGATCTTGCACCTGAATTGGCTGGCCTTTTTCATCAGCTTCGTGATTTGGTTCAATCACGCGCCTTTGTTGATGTTGATCCAGCAAGACTTACAGATCAGCGACGCCGATATCGAAATCATCTTGTTGCTGAATGTGGCGCTGGCGATACCGGCGCGGGTTGTCACTGGATTGCTGGTCGACCGTTTTGGTGCCCGCATCAGTTACAGCGTGTTATTGGCCGTTTGCAGCCTGCCTTGTTTCATGTTCGCGATGGCCGATGATTTTGCCGAGCTGGCCTGGTCGCGATTTTTGTTGGGCTTCATAGGCGCCAGTTTCGTCGTCGGCGTGCGCATCATCGGCGACTGGTTTCCGTCCAGCCAAATGGGTTTTGCGGAAGGCATCTATGCTGGCTGGGGCAACTTTGGTTCTGCGGCAGCGGCGATTGCCTTGCCCGGCTTGGCGCTGTATTTGGGCGAGGAAAACGGTTGGCGCTATGCCGTCGCCGTCACCGGTTGTTTGGCTTTAGTGTTTTCGCTGGTGTATTACCGCAACGTGGAAAATCTGCCGCCGGAACTGGCCGGCTTAAATGTCAGGCACGCCAACAGCATGGAGGTTGCCAGTGTGCAGGATTTGTTTTTGTATATGCTCAGCCTGCTGCCACTGTACGCCAGCTTGTCGCTACTGACCTGGAAATTGTCTACTTTACCGAACACCTTACTAAGCACGGCTTGGGCCGCAGCCTTACATACAGGTATTTGGCTACTGTTTTTCGGCCATGCCCATAAGCTGGTTGGCACCAATGCGGCGCGTTTGAGTCAGCCCGTCCCCGAGATTCATCAATACCGTTACAAACAAGTTTTCATCCTAGCGGTCTGTTATTTGATGACGTTCGGTTCCAAATTAGCGGTGTTATCGATGCTGCCGATGTTTTTCTTCAACACCTTCAGAGATAGTCAACAGATCGGCATGCTGGATGCGGGCTTGTTGGCTTCCAGTTTTGTCATCACCAACATCATTGCCCGCCCGGCCGGCGGCTGGTTGAGCGACCGTATCGGCCGCCGCTTATCCATTTTGCTGTTTACCACCGGACTGGCATTGGGTTATTTATTGATGGCGCAAATTTCCACAGACTGGCCTATTGCCCTGGCGGTGCTGGTGACGCTGTTCTGCGCCGTGTTCATGCAGGCCGCCGAAGGGGCCATTTTTGCTTTCGTGCCGCTGATCCGTCGCGCGATCACTGGCGAAGTGGCCGGAATCGTAGGCGCCTATGGCAATGCCGGTGCCATTATCTTTTTGATCGCGCTGACGTTCCTGACGCCGACCAGTTTTTTCCTGGTGCTCGGTGCCGGTTGTCTGTTGTCGCTGGGGTTGATCATGTGGCTGGAAGAGCCTAGAAATTTCATGAACCAGATCCTCCCCGACGGAACGATCATCAAAATCGAGCTGGAAAGCGAATGA
- a CDS encoding ANTAR domain-containing response regulator — MTARKVLLIDEFDSDMALEQHLGRHGYQVATLKLQALDLPQVVQNLQPDAVVLNLYRPGDHILRMILTLNERCAVPVIMFAEDQQTDTINKVIKAGVSAYIVDGLEPRRIKAIIEVAIARFNEQQALKNELQKTKTQLEDRKHIDRAKAILIKSQGYGEEEAYHALRKLAMDRKVSIGEMARNVIAMAELLGKP; from the coding sequence ATGACTGCACGTAAGGTGTTGCTGATCGACGAGTTCGATAGCGATATGGCGTTGGAACAACATCTGGGCCGGCACGGCTATCAGGTGGCTACCTTGAAACTGCAGGCCTTGGACTTGCCTCAAGTCGTGCAAAACCTGCAACCCGATGCGGTGGTGCTGAATTTATACAGGCCTGGCGACCATATCCTGCGCATGATCCTGACGCTGAATGAGCGCTGCGCGGTGCCGGTGATCATGTTCGCGGAAGACCAGCAAACCGATACCATCAACAAGGTCATCAAGGCCGGGGTCAGCGCCTATATCGTCGATGGCCTGGAGCCGCGCCGCATCAAAGCCATCATAGAAGTGGCCATCGCCCGCTTCAACGAACAGCAAGCCTTGAAAAACGAACTGCAAAAGACCAAAACCCAGCTCGAGGACCGTAAACACATCGACCGCGCCAAGGCGATTCTGATCAAGTCGCAAGGCTATGGCGAGGAAGAGGCTTATCACGCGTTGCGCAAATTGGCGATGGACCGCAAGGTGTCCATCGGCGAAATGGCCAGGAACGTGATTGCCATGGCCGAATTATTGGGCAAGCCCTGA
- a CDS encoding PhzF family phenazine biosynthesis protein, which produces MKYQYYIADVFTDRVFNGAQIAVFPNADGLNAEKMALIARELNLSETVFIFHKLNADDTRRMRIFSPLQEIHFAGHPIIAAAYVLARCGDVVLQQPLTRMIVEQNIGPIEVNISSQDGVPTFVQFCRDTSAIVDHFAPPDDELCQFLGLNLSELDHKKYSPRLVSCGFPYLIVPVWQYESVRKARFNYQAWSQSTAPQTAAQEILLFAPKSPNRDADFHARLLGPRIAPHEDPPIGSAMPAFCSYLCSFEHTQKGTHAFAVERGELSSRRSLIQLEMDHKQQEKLMIRIGGQAVIFAEGAIHLPDKPENGSKSTKITKEIVAS; this is translated from the coding sequence ATGAAATATCAATATTACATTGCCGACGTATTCACCGACCGTGTTTTCAATGGCGCGCAGATTGCTGTGTTTCCGAACGCGGACGGCTTGAATGCCGAAAAAATGGCCCTGATCGCGCGGGAACTGAATTTGTCGGAAACCGTGTTCATTTTTCATAAACTGAATGCCGACGATACCCGGCGCATGCGGATTTTTTCGCCGCTGCAGGAAATTCATTTTGCCGGCCATCCCATCATTGCCGCGGCTTATGTATTGGCGCGATGCGGCGATGTGGTTTTGCAGCAGCCGTTGACGCGGATGATCGTGGAGCAAAATATAGGGCCGATCGAGGTCAACATCTCCAGCCAGGACGGCGTGCCGACCTTCGTGCAGTTCTGCCGCGACACCAGCGCCATCGTCGATCATTTCGCGCCGCCGGATGACGAGTTATGCCAATTTCTCGGGCTGAATCTGTCGGAGCTGGATCATAAAAAATATTCGCCGCGCCTGGTCTCGTGCGGGTTTCCCTATTTGATCGTGCCGGTCTGGCAATACGAATCGGTGCGCAAGGCGCGCTTCAACTATCAGGCCTGGAGCCAATCCACGGCACCGCAAACCGCCGCGCAGGAAATCCTGTTATTCGCGCCCAAATCGCCGAATCGGGACGCCGACTTCCATGCACGCTTGCTGGGGCCCAGAATTGCACCGCACGAAGATCCCCCCATCGGCAGCGCGATGCCGGCGTTTTGCAGTTATTTGTGTTCGTTCGAGCACACGCAAAAGGGCACGCATGCGTTTGCCGTCGAGCGCGGCGAACTATCCAGCCGCCGCAGCTTGATACAGCTGGAAATGGACCATAAACAGCAGGAGAAATTGATGATCCGCATAGGCGGACAGGCGGTCATTTTTGCGGAGGGCGCCATCCATTTGCCCGATAAACCTGAAAACGGCAGTAAGTCCACGAAAATCACGAAAGAAATCGTTGCATCATGA
- the nirB gene encoding nitrite reductase large subunit NirB, with protein sequence MNTQQTLVVIGNGMVGQHFLASMVQSQAYQHYRIVTFCEEPRPAYDRVHLSEFFAGKNAEDLSLVAANFFTEHGIQIHLGDKAVCIDRAQKTVTSAKGVLVHYDKLVLATGSYPFVPPVPGHQRANCLVYRTIEDLEAIRDAAAKAKIGTVVGGGLLGLEAAKALTDLGLETHVVEFAPRLMAVQLDDGGGAMLRQKIEQLGVRVHLNKNTTLIDEGEACLHKMNFADGEALETDLILFSAGIRPRDEIARSSGLDVGPRGGIVIDSQCLTSDPDIFAIGECALWNGQIFGLVAPGYTMARTVVSVLSGEDARFTGADMSTKLKLMGVDVASIGDAHARTPGAMVYTYQNGAGEIYKRLVVSPDNKRLLGAVLVGEAGDYSTLLQYCLNGIELPANPETLILPRNAEAPAGLGPDALPASAQICSCYDVSKGQICNAIEGGCTTMAQLKADTKAATGCGGCAALLKSVLDSELTKQGVAVSTDICEHFPHTRQDLYNIIMVEQIKTFDQLLDKHGRGLGCEVCKQAVGSILASYWNDYILQQAHVGLQDTNDAFLANMQKDGSYSVVPRIPGGEITPDMLILLGQVGKKYQLYTKITGGQRVDLFGARLEQLPSIWKELVDAGFESGHAYGKSLRTVKSCVGSTWCRFGVDDSVGLAIELENRYKGLRAPHKIKFAVSGCTRECAEAQGKDIGVIATENGWNLYVCGNGGMKPRHADLFATNLDKQTLIQYIDRLLIFYVRTAARLQRTSVWLENLEGGLDYLKAVIIDDTLGLGDELERQMRHVIATYQCEWKTTLNDPQALKRFRHFVNSDQADDRVVFVEERGQIRPATLDERKHFKLIEEAA encoded by the coding sequence ATGAATACACAACAAACCCTGGTGGTCATCGGCAACGGCATGGTTGGGCAGCATTTTCTGGCCAGCATGGTGCAAAGCCAAGCTTATCAACATTACCGCATCGTCACTTTTTGCGAGGAACCGCGTCCGGCTTACGACCGGGTACATTTATCCGAGTTCTTTGCCGGCAAGAATGCCGAGGATTTGTCCTTGGTGGCTGCGAATTTTTTTACCGAGCATGGCATTCAGATTCATTTAGGTGATAAAGCCGTCTGCATCGATCGCGCACAAAAGACGGTTACTTCGGCCAAGGGTGTATTGGTTCATTACGACAAACTGGTTTTGGCGACGGGTTCTTACCCCTTCGTACCGCCGGTGCCAGGCCACCAGCGCGCCAACTGTCTGGTCTATCGTACCATCGAGGATTTGGAGGCCATTCGAGACGCGGCCGCCAAGGCCAAAATCGGTACCGTCGTCGGCGGTGGATTGCTAGGACTGGAAGCCGCCAAGGCCTTGACAGATTTGGGCCTGGAAACCCATGTCGTGGAATTCGCGCCGCGCTTGATGGCCGTGCAGCTCGACGATGGCGGCGGGGCAATGTTGCGGCAAAAAATCGAGCAACTCGGCGTCAGGGTACATCTGAACAAAAACACCACGTTGATCGATGAGGGCGAAGCGTGCCTGCATAAAATGAATTTCGCCGATGGCGAAGCGTTGGAAACCGATTTGATTTTGTTCTCGGCCGGCATTCGGCCGCGCGATGAAATCGCCCGCAGCAGCGGCTTGGACGTCGGTCCGCGCGGCGGTATCGTCATCGACTCGCAGTGCCTCACCTCCGACCCGGACATTTTCGCGATTGGCGAATGCGCGCTATGGAATGGGCAGATTTTTGGCCTAGTGGCGCCCGGCTACACGATGGCGCGTACCGTCGTTTCGGTATTATCCGGCGAAGACGCCCGTTTTACCGGTGCCGACATGAGTACGAAATTGAAACTGATGGGCGTCGACGTGGCCAGCATCGGCGATGCTCATGCCAGAACGCCAGGCGCCATGGTGTACACTTATCAAAACGGCGCAGGCGAAATCTATAAACGCCTGGTGGTCAGTCCGGACAACAAACGTTTGCTGGGCGCTGTGCTGGTGGGCGAGGCGGGAGACTACAGCACTTTGTTGCAGTATTGCCTGAACGGTATCGAGCTACCGGCCAACCCAGAAACGCTGATCCTGCCGCGAAATGCGGAGGCGCCGGCCGGCCTGGGCCCGGATGCACTGCCGGCCTCGGCACAAATCTGTTCCTGCTACGACGTCAGTAAGGGTCAGATTTGCAACGCGATCGAAGGCGGCTGCACCACGATGGCGCAACTCAAAGCCGATACCAAAGCCGCCACCGGCTGCGGCGGCTGCGCGGCCTTATTGAAGTCGGTACTGGACTCGGAACTGACCAAACAGGGCGTGGCCGTCAGTACCGACATTTGCGAGCACTTTCCGCATACCCGCCAGGATTTGTACAACATCATCATGGTCGAGCAGATCAAGACCTTTGATCAGTTATTGGATAAACATGGGCGCGGCTTGGGCTGCGAGGTCTGCAAACAAGCCGTCGGTTCGATTCTGGCGTCCTACTGGAACGATTATATTCTGCAACAGGCCCATGTCGGCCTGCAGGACACCAACGATGCGTTCTTGGCCAACATGCAAAAGGACGGCAGTTATTCCGTGGTGCCACGCATTCCGGGCGGTGAAATCACGCCGGACATGCTGATCCTGTTGGGGCAAGTCGGCAAGAAGTACCAGTTGTACACCAAAATCACCGGCGGCCAGCGGGTGGATTTGTTCGGTGCCCGCCTGGAACAATTGCCGTCGATCTGGAAAGAACTGGTCGACGCCGGTTTCGAGTCTGGCCATGCTTACGGCAAATCGCTGCGTACCGTAAAATCCTGCGTCGGCAGTACTTGGTGCCGTTTCGGCGTCGATGACAGCGTCGGCCTGGCGATCGAACTGGAAAACCGCTATAAGGGCCTGCGCGCACCGCACAAGATCAAGTTCGCCGTATCGGGCTGTACCCGCGAATGCGCGGAAGCGCAAGGCAAGGACATCGGCGTGATCGCCACCGAAAACGGCTGGAATTTGTATGTTTGCGGCAACGGCGGCATGAAGCCACGCCACGCCGACTTGTTCGCCACCAATCTGGACAAGCAAACCCTGATCCAATACATAGACCGGCTATTGATTTTTTACGTGCGCACGGCCGCCCGTTTGCAGCGCACCTCGGTGTGGCTGGAAAACCTAGAAGGCGGGCTGGATTATCTGAAAGCGGTCATCATCGACGACACGCTCGGCCTGGGCGATGAATTGGAGCGGCAAATGCGGCACGTCATCGCTACTTATCAATGCGAATGGAAAACCACCCTGAACGACCCGCAAGCCTTGAAGCGCTTCCGCCATTTCGTCAATAGCGATCAAGCCGACGACCGGGTCGTGTTCGTCGAGGAGCGCGGCCAGATTCGCCCGGCCACGCTGGACGAGCGCAAGCATTTCAAGCTGATCGAGGAGGCGGCGTAA
- a CDS encoding extracellular solute-binding protein, with amino-acid sequence MKPKPSNTFIGLFCLLALTFCYNEAISARETLRVAAWAGYADADLVDRFQQRFDADIEVTFVGSDDDLWDKINSAGFDVFAVNTAELQRYIENDLVVPLDLANIPNHAAQLPRFQNPGAIPGLLHDGKLYAIPYTYAEMGLIYNRKLVKEIPQSMAAMWDPRYRGQVLAFNASNHNFSLVGLLMGADPFQLTDEQLRQAARELVRLRRNVLTFYSTADEAAKLFSRHDIALIFGNYGNQQVKALREAGADIGYVIPREGALAWLDCWAITQEAKNKRLAEQWINYTLERAVSQRLTDKHGLANTITPFPEERHGDKIIWLEPMRAPLERKRLWDRIISGEAPEAF; translated from the coding sequence ATGAAGCCAAAACCGTCGAATACCTTTATCGGTCTTTTCTGCCTGCTAGCGCTGACGTTCTGCTACAACGAGGCGATCAGCGCGCGGGAGACCCTGCGCGTCGCCGCCTGGGCCGGCTATGCCGACGCCGATTTGGTTGATCGGTTTCAACAGCGCTTCGATGCCGATATCGAAGTGACCTTTGTCGGCTCCGATGACGATTTATGGGACAAAATCAATAGCGCGGGCTTCGATGTGTTTGCGGTCAACACCGCCGAGTTGCAACGCTACATAGAGAACGATTTGGTAGTACCTCTCGATCTGGCGAACATCCCCAACCATGCCGCGCAACTGCCGCGCTTCCAAAATCCAGGCGCCATTCCAGGCCTGCTGCATGACGGCAAACTCTACGCCATTCCCTATACCTACGCGGAAATGGGCCTGATCTACAACCGCAAGCTGGTCAAGGAAATCCCGCAATCGATGGCCGCGATGTGGGACCCTCGCTATCGCGGTCAGGTATTGGCGTTCAATGCCAGTAACCACAACTTCTCCCTGGTCGGCTTGCTGATGGGCGCCGACCCATTTCAACTGACCGACGAGCAGTTGCGGCAAGCCGCCCGCGAGCTGGTCAGGCTGCGCCGTAACGTGCTGACCTTTTACAGCACCGCCGACGAAGCGGCCAAGCTATTTTCCCGCCACGACATCGCGCTGATTTTCGGCAATTACGGTAACCAGCAGGTGAAGGCGCTGCGCGAAGCCGGCGCCGACATCGGCTACGTCATTCCACGTGAAGGAGCCCTGGCCTGGCTGGATTGCTGGGCCATCACCCAGGAAGCCAAAAACAAGCGCTTGGCCGAGCAATGGATCAATTACACCCTGGAGCGTGCCGTCAGTCAACGCTTGACCGACAAACACGGCCTGGCCAATACCATCACGCCGTTTCCGGAAGAACGCCACGGCGACAAAATCATTTGGCTGGAACCCATGCGCGCCCCGCTGGAACGCAAGCGGTTGTGGGATCGCATCATATCCGGCGAAGCGCCAGAGGCTTTTTGA